One stretch of Streptomyces peucetius DNA includes these proteins:
- a CDS encoding DUF2064 domain-containing protein: MSGTLLVIAKAPVPGRVKTRLTPVHTPKEAAALAEAALSDTLDAVLATPARRRVLVLDGAPGAWLPSGIDVVPQCGGGLDERLAAAFALCEGPALLIGMDTPQVSSGLLACGLELSPGEAAFGPADDGGFWALGLAEPDGRLVRGVPMSSPGTGAAQRQRLVRAGLAVRELPRLRDVDTPDDARWVAAGAPGTRFAAALAAMAGARAR; encoded by the coding sequence ATGAGCGGAACGCTGCTGGTGATCGCCAAGGCGCCGGTGCCGGGACGGGTCAAGACACGCCTCACTCCGGTCCACACGCCCAAGGAGGCGGCGGCCCTCGCCGAGGCCGCGCTGAGCGACACCCTCGACGCGGTGCTCGCCACACCCGCGCGGCGCCGTGTCCTCGTACTCGACGGCGCCCCCGGGGCATGGCTGCCGTCCGGCATCGACGTCGTGCCGCAGTGCGGGGGCGGGCTGGACGAACGGCTCGCGGCCGCGTTCGCACTGTGCGAGGGGCCCGCGCTGCTCATCGGCATGGACACGCCTCAGGTGTCCTCCGGACTCCTGGCCTGCGGACTGGAGTTGAGCCCGGGAGAGGCCGCGTTCGGTCCGGCGGACGACGGCGGCTTCTGGGCGCTGGGACTGGCGGAACCGGACGGGCGGCTGGTGCGCGGTGTGCCCATGTCGTCGCCCGGAACGGGTGCCGCGCAGCGGCAGCGGCTGGTCCGGGCCGGGCTCGCGGTGCGGGAGCTGCCGCGACTGCGGGACGTGGACACGCCGGACGACGCCCGGTGGGTCGCCGCCGGCGCGCCGGGCACGCGGTTCGCCGCGGCGCTGGCCGCCATGGCCGGGGCCCGGGCGCGATGA
- a CDS encoding glycosyltransferase family 2 protein, translating into MLSADVVLPCLDEAEALPWVLARIPTGWRAIVVDNGSTDGSAEIARGLGAHVVHEPRRGFGAACHAGLSAAQAEYVCFCDCDASLDPGLLTGFVRDIAAGNADLVLGRRRPQTRGVWPAHARAGNAVLSRMLRRRTGLRLHDLGPLRAARRADLLALDLTDRRSGYPLQMVVRAVDAGLRVAEVDVPYLPRSGKSKVTGTWRGTWQAVRDMSAVLAEQPRPRPLVDGGAR; encoded by the coding sequence ATGCTGAGCGCGGACGTCGTCCTGCCCTGTCTGGACGAGGCGGAGGCGCTGCCGTGGGTGCTCGCGCGCATCCCGACCGGCTGGCGGGCGATCGTCGTCGACAACGGCTCGACGGACGGCTCGGCCGAGATCGCCCGCGGGCTCGGCGCGCACGTCGTCCACGAGCCCCGGCGCGGCTTCGGGGCGGCGTGCCATGCGGGGCTGAGCGCGGCTCAGGCGGAGTACGTCTGCTTCTGCGACTGCGACGCGTCGCTCGACCCGGGGCTGCTGACCGGGTTCGTACGCGACATCGCCGCCGGGAACGCCGATCTGGTGCTGGGGCGGCGGCGCCCGCAGACCCGGGGTGTGTGGCCGGCGCACGCACGGGCCGGCAACGCGGTCCTCTCCCGCATGCTGCGCCGGCGCACCGGGCTGCGGCTGCACGACCTCGGCCCGCTGCGGGCGGCCCGCCGCGCCGACCTGCTGGCGCTCGACCTGACCGACCGGCGCAGCGGCTACCCGCTCCAGATGGTGGTCCGCGCCGTCGACGCGGGCCTGCGGGTGGCGGAGGTCGACGTCCCCTACCTGCCGCGGTCGGGGAAGTCGAAGGTCACCGGCACATGGCGGGGCACCTGGCAGGCCGTACGGGACATGAGCGCGGTGCTCGCCGAACAGCCCCGCCCGCGCCCCCTGGTGGACGGCGGCGCGCGATGA
- a CDS encoding NAD-dependent epimerase/dehydratase family protein — MRVLVTGGAGFIGSQIVTALTAHGHDPVVLDALLPAAHPRPPRPPDTDADAEWVHADVRDPAAVAHVLRGVDAVCHQAAMVGLGTDFSDAPDYVSCNDHGTAVLLAAMARARVADLVLAGSMVVYGEGRYDCPSHGRVRPGPRAAADLEAGRFEPRCPECGEELAPGLVGEDAPVDPRNVYATTKLAQEHLAAAWARSTGGRAVALRYHNVYGPGMPRDTPYAGVASFFRSALERGEAPRVFEDGGQRRDFVHVRDVAEANAIALEAVHGREPGALTAYNTGSGTPHTVGEMAAALAAAHGGPAPVVTGEFRLGDVRHITADSARLRAELGWKARVGFDEGMAEFAASGLRGAAC; from the coding sequence ATGCGTGTACTCGTCACAGGTGGCGCGGGCTTCATCGGCTCGCAGATCGTCACGGCGCTCACCGCGCACGGCCATGACCCGGTCGTGCTCGACGCCCTCCTTCCCGCCGCCCACCCCCGGCCTCCGCGACCGCCCGACACCGACGCCGACGCCGAATGGGTCCATGCGGACGTGCGGGACCCGGCAGCGGTGGCACACGTCCTGCGCGGCGTGGACGCCGTGTGCCACCAGGCCGCGATGGTGGGCCTCGGCACGGACTTCTCCGACGCGCCCGACTACGTCAGCTGCAACGACCACGGCACGGCCGTGCTCCTCGCCGCGATGGCCCGGGCGCGGGTCGCGGACCTGGTGCTCGCCGGGTCCATGGTGGTCTACGGCGAAGGCCGCTACGACTGCCCCTCGCACGGCCGGGTGCGGCCCGGCCCGCGTGCCGCCGCCGACCTCGAAGCCGGACGCTTCGAGCCTCGGTGCCCCGAGTGCGGGGAGGAGCTGGCCCCCGGTCTCGTCGGCGAGGACGCGCCGGTCGACCCGCGCAACGTGTACGCGACGACGAAGCTGGCCCAGGAGCATCTGGCGGCGGCCTGGGCCCGGTCGACGGGCGGGCGCGCCGTCGCGCTGCGGTACCACAACGTTTACGGGCCGGGGATGCCGCGCGACACGCCCTACGCGGGCGTCGCGTCCTTCTTCCGGTCCGCGCTGGAACGAGGCGAGGCACCGCGGGTCTTCGAGGACGGCGGCCAGCGGCGGGACTTCGTACACGTGAGGGACGTGGCGGAGGCCAACGCGATCGCCCTGGAAGCGGTCCACGGCCGCGAGCCGGGCGCGCTCACCGCGTACAACACCGGCAGCGGCACACCCCACACCGTCGGCGAGATGGCGGCCGCGCTGGCCGCCGCGCACGGCGGCCCGGCGCCGGTCGTGACCGGCGAGTTCCGGCTCGGCGACGTGCGGCACATCACCGCGGACTCGGCGCGGCTGCGCGCCGAACTGGGCTGGAAGGCGCGGGTCGGCTTCGACGAGGGCATGGCCGAGTTCGCCGCGAGCGGGCTGCGGGGTGCGGCATGCTGA
- a CDS encoding 6-phospho-beta-glucosidase — protein sequence MKLTILGGGGFRVPLVYGALLGDQAEGRVTRVTLHDVDAGRLDAVARVLADQAAQQPEAPEVVVTRDLDEAVRGADFVFSAIRVGGLEGRAADERVALAEGVLGQETVGAGGIAYGLRTVPVAVDIARRIAALAPDAWVINFTNPAGLVTEAMSRVLGDRVIGICDSPVGLGRRVAKVLGADPATAWIDYVGLNHLGWLRGLRVGGRDELPRLLADPKALGSFEEGRLFGPDWLRSLGAVPNEYLHYYYFNRETVRAYQEAKQTRGAFLRAQQAGFYEEMERPGTPPLATWHRTLAEREATYMAANREAAGVGERDEDDLESGGYEKVALALMRAVARDERTTLILNVRNRGTLSVLDADAVIEVPCLVDANGAHPVAVDPLPGHAVGLVTAVKAVEREVLAAVASGSRAGAVKAFALHPLIDSVSVARRLVDGYLAEHPGLAYLSRP from the coding sequence ATGAAGCTCACGATTCTCGGCGGCGGCGGGTTCCGGGTGCCTCTCGTGTACGGGGCGCTCCTCGGCGATCAGGCGGAGGGCCGGGTCACCCGCGTCACCCTGCACGACGTGGACGCGGGCCGGCTCGACGCGGTGGCCCGGGTCCTCGCCGATCAGGCGGCGCAGCAGCCCGAAGCGCCCGAGGTGGTGGTGACCCGCGATCTCGACGAGGCCGTGCGGGGCGCCGACTTCGTCTTCTCCGCGATCCGCGTCGGCGGCCTCGAGGGCCGTGCGGCGGACGAGCGGGTCGCGCTCGCCGAGGGCGTCCTCGGGCAGGAAACCGTCGGCGCGGGCGGCATCGCGTACGGACTGCGCACGGTGCCGGTGGCCGTGGACATCGCCCGCCGGATCGCCGCGCTCGCGCCCGACGCCTGGGTCATCAACTTCACCAACCCGGCCGGCCTGGTCACCGAGGCGATGAGCCGGGTTCTCGGCGACCGGGTCATCGGCATCTGCGACTCGCCGGTGGGCCTCGGCCGCCGGGTGGCGAAGGTGCTCGGCGCCGATCCGGCGACGGCATGGATCGACTACGTGGGCCTCAACCACCTCGGCTGGCTGCGCGGCCTGCGCGTCGGCGGACGCGACGAACTGCCGCGGCTGCTCGCCGACCCGAAGGCGCTGGGCTCGTTCGAGGAGGGCCGCCTCTTCGGGCCGGACTGGCTGCGGTCGCTGGGCGCCGTGCCGAACGAGTATCTGCACTACTACTACTTCAACCGTGAGACGGTCCGCGCCTATCAGGAGGCGAAGCAGACCCGGGGCGCGTTCCTCCGTGCCCAGCAGGCCGGTTTCTACGAGGAGATGGAGCGTCCCGGCACGCCCCCGCTGGCCACCTGGCACCGTACGCTCGCCGAGCGTGAGGCCACCTACATGGCCGCCAACCGGGAGGCGGCGGGCGTCGGCGAGCGGGACGAGGACGACCTGGAGTCCGGCGGGTACGAGAAGGTGGCGCTGGCCCTGATGCGCGCCGTCGCCCGCGACGAGCGCACCACGCTGATCCTCAACGTCCGCAACCGCGGCACCCTGTCCGTGCTCGACGCGGACGCCGTGATCGAGGTCCCGTGCCTCGTCGACGCGAACGGCGCGCACCCGGTGGCGGTGGACCCGCTGCCCGGCCACGCGGTCGGGCTCGTCACCGCGGTGAAAGCAGTCGAACGCGAGGTACTTGCAGCGGTGGCGAGCGGTTCCCGGGCGGGCGCGGTGAAGGCGTTCGCGCTGCATCCGCTGATCGACTCGGTGAGCGTCGCGCGCCGTCTCGTCGACGGCTACCTCGCCGAGCATCCGGGCCTCGCGTACCTGAGCCGGCCGTAG
- a CDS encoding FAD-dependent oxidoreductase → MDRSGTSRRTSQGTPQGTTHDTSPSSRTTARRASRRTFITGAAKVTGAAALAGAAGTGTAAAATRHTTAAPAVSVAVLGGGVAGLTAAHELAERGFEVTVYERRALGGKARSMDVPDSARGGRRPLPAEHGFRFIPGIYHNLPDTMRRIPFAGNPNGVWDNLVAPSEMSFSRTGREDLRIPLPWPGHRPPGLGLDDIRRALTALLDTALGIPFHETAYFVNRMLVFLTSCDERRDRTWEATPWWQFIRADAMSHDYRRILAVGLTRNIVATKAEEASTRTVATLLEAFLFNGLGRGADGPLDRILDAPTNEAWIDPWVAHLTSLGVEFKVGWTVHEVTYGSGRVRAAVVENPQGARESVTADHYVSAMPVEHARRTWGPALRAADPQLARCDRLRTDWMTGIQFYLTERAPLLHGHLNFIDSPWSLTAIQQAAHWPGRDFPADYGDGAAVDCLSVDVSEWDRPRILYGKTAKQCTRAEVAKEVWAQLKAALNDTGRAVLKDSALHSWFLDPGVDGLGTPNPTNDDELLIHPVGTFHNRPRAATSVPNFFLAGDYVSVDIDLATMEGANASARAAVNALLERTGSTAPRCTVTPLFRAPELEPLKRHDRTRHRLGLPNALDLG, encoded by the coding sequence ATGGATCGTTCTGGCACCTCACGACGCACCTCGCAAGGCACCCCGCAGGGCACCACACACGACACCTCGCCGAGCTCACGGACCACCGCGCGACGCGCCTCGCGCCGCACCTTCATCACCGGCGCCGCCAAGGTCACCGGAGCCGCGGCCCTGGCCGGTGCCGCCGGCACCGGCACCGCGGCCGCCGCCACCCGGCACACCACCGCCGCGCCCGCCGTCTCCGTCGCCGTGCTCGGCGGCGGCGTCGCGGGCCTGACAGCCGCTCATGAACTCGCCGAACGCGGCTTCGAGGTCACCGTCTACGAACGCCGGGCCCTGGGCGGCAAGGCCAGGAGCATGGACGTACCCGACAGCGCCAGAGGCGGCCGCAGACCGCTGCCCGCCGAGCACGGCTTCCGTTTCATCCCCGGCATCTACCACAACCTGCCGGACACCATGCGCCGCATCCCCTTCGCCGGGAACCCGAACGGCGTCTGGGACAACCTGGTCGCGCCGTCCGAGATGTCCTTCAGCCGCACGGGCCGCGAGGATTTACGCATCCCGCTCCCCTGGCCCGGCCACCGGCCGCCCGGTCTCGGCCTCGACGACATCCGCCGCGCGCTGACCGCGCTGCTGGACACGGCGCTCGGCATCCCGTTCCACGAGACCGCGTACTTCGTGAACCGCATGCTCGTCTTCCTCACCAGCTGCGACGAGCGCCGCGACCGGACCTGGGAGGCCACCCCGTGGTGGCAGTTCATCAGGGCGGACGCGATGAGCCACGACTACCGCCGCATCCTCGCCGTCGGGCTCACCCGCAACATCGTGGCGACCAAGGCGGAGGAGGCCAGCACCCGCACCGTGGCCACTCTCCTCGAGGCGTTCCTCTTCAACGGGCTCGGCCGCGGCGCCGACGGCCCCCTGGACCGGATCCTCGACGCCCCCACCAACGAGGCGTGGATCGATCCGTGGGTGGCCCATCTGACGTCGCTGGGAGTGGAGTTCAAGGTCGGCTGGACCGTGCACGAGGTGACGTACGGCTCCGGGCGCGTCCGTGCCGCCGTGGTCGAGAACCCACAGGGCGCACGCGAGTCGGTCACCGCCGACCACTACGTCTCCGCGATGCCCGTCGAGCACGCCCGGCGCACCTGGGGCCCCGCACTCCGGGCCGCGGACCCGCAGCTCGCACGCTGCGACCGGCTGCGGACCGACTGGATGACCGGCATCCAGTTCTATCTGACCGAGCGTGCCCCGCTGCTGCACGGGCACCTCAACTTCATCGACTCCCCCTGGTCCCTGACGGCCATCCAGCAGGCGGCGCACTGGCCCGGCCGCGACTTCCCCGCCGACTACGGCGACGGTGCGGCCGTCGACTGCCTGTCGGTGGACGTCTCCGAGTGGGACCGGCCCCGCATCCTCTACGGAAAGACCGCGAAGCAGTGCACCCGCGCCGAGGTCGCCAAGGAGGTGTGGGCCCAGCTGAAGGCGGCGCTCAACGACACCGGCAGGGCCGTCCTCAAGGACAGCGCGCTGCACTCCTGGTTCCTCGACCCCGGCGTCGACGGCCTCGGTACACCGAACCCCACCAACGACGACGAACTCCTCATCCACCCCGTCGGCACCTTCCACAACCGCCCGCGGGCCGCGACGTCGGTCCCGAACTTCTTCCTGGCCGGCGACTACGTCTCGGTCGACATCGACCTGGCGACGATGGAGGGCGCCAACGCCTCCGCACGGGCGGCCGTCAACGCGCTGCTGGAGCGCACCGGCTCGACCGCGCCCCGCTGCACGGTCACCCCGTTGTTCCGCGCTCCGGAGCTCGAACCCCTCAAGCGGCACGACCGCACCCGCCACCGGCTCGGTCTGCCCAACGCGCTCGACCTCGGCTGA
- a CDS encoding YchJ family protein → MSRRTKRTRGTTPPALTADSPCPCGLPATYGECCGRFHGGEEWPPTAELLMRSRYSAFVAHDAAYLLRTWHSSTRPRHLELDPGMEWTSLEIVDTTDGSAFHTSGTVTFRARYRHHGKRGELHERSNFERQKGAWVYVDGTFIE, encoded by the coding sequence ATGTCCCGACGAACCAAGCGCACCAGAGGCACCACCCCTCCCGCCCTCACCGCAGATTCGCCCTGCCCCTGCGGGCTGCCCGCCACCTACGGCGAGTGCTGCGGCCGGTTCCACGGAGGAGAGGAGTGGCCGCCCACCGCGGAGCTGCTGATGCGCTCCCGCTACAGCGCCTTCGTCGCCCACGACGCGGCATATCTGCTGCGCACCTGGCACTCGTCGACCCGCCCCCGTCACCTCGAACTCGACCCGGGCATGGAGTGGACGTCTCTCGAGATCGTCGACACCACGGACGGCAGCGCCTTCCACACCAGCGGCACCGTCACCTTCCGCGCCCGCTACCGCCACCACGGAAAACGGGGCGAGCTGCACGAGCGCAGCAACTTCGAGCGCCAGAAGGGCGCGTGGGTGTACGTCGACGGCACGTTCATCGAGTGA
- a CDS encoding DUF2550 domain-containing protein, translating to MVELVLLGALASLIGWLVHRKQRQRSSGVAAGDEAGIGCMLKGGPAGARWRPGRLFVASGPLTWKASWGGRTVALPAGLRRTGLRPPSTREALGLNPRSRIVECEAGDEVILIAVMPQELDPVVKAVDSA from the coding sequence ATGGTCGAACTCGTACTGCTGGGGGCACTGGCCTCACTGATCGGCTGGCTGGTGCACCGCAAGCAGCGGCAGCGCTCCTCGGGCGTGGCCGCGGGGGACGAGGCCGGGATCGGGTGCATGCTCAAGGGCGGACCCGCTGGCGCACGCTGGCGCCCGGGGCGGCTGTTCGTCGCATCGGGTCCGCTCACCTGGAAGGCGTCCTGGGGCGGGCGGACGGTCGCCCTGCCCGCCGGTCTGCGCCGCACGGGGCTCCGGCCGCCCTCGACGCGGGAGGCGCTGGGGCTCAACCCGAGATCCCGGATCGTGGAGTGCGAGGCCGGTGACGAGGTCATCCTGATCGCCGTGATGCCCCAGGAGCTGGACCCGGTCGTGAAGGCCGTCGACAGCGCGTGA
- a CDS encoding ATP-dependent DNA ligase produces MDLPVMPPVKPMLAKSVKKIPPGMHYEAKWDGFRAIVHRDGDELVLGSRTGKPLTRYFPELVAELLANLPDRCVVDGEIVIAHEGRLDFDRLTERIHPADSRVRMLAERTPASFVAFDLLALGDESLLDAPLSARQQLLTEALKNARPPVHLAPSTTDIEVAQEWFERYEGAGLDGVVAKPPDLPYRPDARLMYKIKHERTADVVVAGYRFHKTGPVVGSLLLGLYDDSGGLQHVGVCAAFSMKRREELVAELEPLRMDPVDKHPWAAWAEESAHESARLPGAPSRWSGKKDLSWVALRPERVVEVAYDHMEGDRFRHTAQFRRWRPDREPAGCTYAQLEEPVSYDLGEVLSPSGR; encoded by the coding sequence ATGGATCTACCCGTGATGCCGCCTGTGAAGCCGATGCTGGCCAAGTCCGTGAAGAAGATCCCGCCGGGGATGCACTACGAGGCCAAGTGGGACGGCTTCCGGGCGATCGTCCATCGCGACGGCGACGAGCTGGTGCTCGGCTCCCGTACCGGCAAGCCGCTGACCAGGTACTTCCCGGAGCTGGTCGCGGAGCTGCTCGCCAATCTGCCGGACCGCTGCGTCGTCGACGGGGAGATCGTCATCGCGCACGAGGGGCGGCTGGACTTCGACAGGCTGACCGAGCGCATCCACCCCGCCGACTCCCGGGTGCGGATGCTCGCCGAACGGACACCGGCGAGCTTCGTCGCCTTCGACCTGCTGGCGCTCGGTGACGAGTCGCTGCTGGACGCACCGCTCAGCGCCCGGCAGCAGTTGCTCACCGAGGCCCTGAAGAACGCCCGGCCGCCCGTGCACCTCGCGCCGTCGACCACCGACATCGAGGTCGCGCAGGAGTGGTTCGAGCGTTACGAGGGCGCGGGACTGGACGGCGTCGTCGCCAAGCCGCCGGACCTGCCGTACCGGCCGGACGCCCGGCTCATGTACAAGATCAAGCACGAGCGGACCGCCGACGTCGTCGTCGCCGGCTACCGCTTCCACAAGACCGGCCCGGTCGTCGGATCGCTGCTGCTCGGGCTGTACGACGACTCCGGGGGGCTCCAGCACGTGGGGGTCTGCGCGGCGTTCTCGATGAAGCGGCGCGAGGAGCTGGTGGCGGAGCTGGAGCCGCTGCGGATGGACCCGGTGGACAAGCATCCGTGGGCGGCCTGGGCGGAGGAGAGCGCCCATGAGAGCGCCCGGCTGCCGGGGGCGCCGAGCCGCTGGTCGGGCAAGAAGGACCTGTCGTGGGTGGCGCTGCGTCCGGAGCGGGTGGTGGAGGTGGCCTACGACCACATGGAGGGCGACCGTTTCCGGCACACCGCGCAGTTCCGCAGGTGGCGGCCGGACCGGGAGCCCGCCGGCTGCACGTACGCGCAGCTGGAGGAGCCGGTGAGCTACGACCTGGGTGAAGTGCTGAGCCCGTCAGGACGGTGA
- the ligD gene encoding non-homologous end-joining DNA ligase: MGAAVELEAGGRTVRVSNPDKIYFPERGFTKLDVAQYYLAVGPGILRALRERPTTLERYPDGVEGESFFQKRVPKYLPDWIPTAHISFPSGRTADEMCPTEVAAVIWAANLGTLPFHPWPVRRDAVDHPDELRLDLDPQPGTDFKDAVRAAHELRALLDEYGLRGWPKTSGGRGVHVYVPIEPRWEFTGVRRAAIAAGRELERRMPGRVTTAWWKEERGERIFVDYNQTARDRTIASAYSVRPRPHAPVSAPLRWEELDDVTPFDFDIATMPGRFAEVGDVHADMDDHAFSLEGLLELSRQDERDHGMGDLPYPPDYPKMPGEPKRVQPSRAKKPANG; encoded by the coding sequence ATGGGTGCAGCGGTGGAACTGGAAGCAGGCGGACGGACCGTACGGGTGTCCAATCCGGACAAGATCTACTTCCCTGAGCGGGGCTTCACCAAGCTCGACGTGGCGCAGTACTACCTCGCCGTGGGGCCCGGCATCCTCCGCGCCCTGCGCGAGCGGCCCACGACGCTCGAACGCTATCCCGACGGCGTGGAGGGCGAGTCCTTCTTCCAGAAGCGCGTCCCCAAGTACCTCCCCGACTGGATCCCCACCGCGCACATCTCCTTCCCCAGCGGGCGGACCGCCGACGAGATGTGTCCCACCGAGGTCGCCGCCGTGATCTGGGCGGCCAACCTGGGCACCCTGCCCTTCCACCCCTGGCCGGTACGCAGGGATGCCGTCGACCACCCCGACGAGCTGCGCCTCGACCTCGACCCGCAGCCCGGCACCGACTTCAAGGACGCCGTGCGCGCGGCCCACGAACTGCGCGCCCTGCTCGACGAGTACGGACTGCGCGGCTGGCCCAAGACGTCCGGCGGCCGGGGCGTGCACGTCTACGTACCGATCGAGCCGCGCTGGGAGTTCACCGGCGTGCGGCGCGCCGCCATCGCGGCCGGCCGGGAGCTGGAGCGCCGGATGCCGGGACGGGTGACCACGGCCTGGTGGAAGGAGGAGCGCGGCGAGCGGATCTTCGTCGACTACAACCAGACCGCCCGCGACCGCACCATCGCCTCCGCCTACTCGGTACGGCCCCGCCCCCACGCCCCGGTCTCCGCGCCGCTGCGCTGGGAGGAGCTCGACGACGTGACACCGTTCGACTTCGACATCGCCACCATGCCCGGCCGCTTCGCCGAAGTCGGCGACGTGCACGCCGACATGGACGACCACGCCTTCTCGCTCGAGGGTCTGCTGGAGCTGTCGCGCCAGGACGAACGCGACCACGGCATGGGCGATCTTCCCTACCCGCCCGACTACCCGAAGATGCCGGGCGAGCCCAAGCGCGTCCAACCGAGCCGAGCGAAGAAGCCGGCCAACGGCTGA
- a CDS encoding NAD-dependent epimerase/dehydratase family protein gives MTAGLRVAVTGASGFCGGHVARAAAAAGAEVVCLGRRPGPTGAFRFWDAASGAPDLSVTDLVVHCAAAVGDPAPGSPAEARMHAVNVEGTRRLLEAAGGRPVVWVSSASVYDPRAGRALVREDHPRAGHLNAYGRTKAAGDALALAAGAVVLRPRAVYGPGDTQLLPRLLSRTRAGTLLLPGPDVRLSLTAVENLADACLAAAGWPPGAYNIADPGPYARDAAVRAVLRAHGVAARIVHVPPGAARVAAVAAEAVARRRRREPALSRYAVDQLARTVVLDVTRALAQGWRPRRSLADYLAAPGPRAS, from the coding sequence GTGACCGCCGGGCTCCGCGTCGCCGTGACCGGTGCCTCCGGCTTCTGCGGCGGCCATGTCGCACGGGCCGCGGCGGCGGCCGGCGCGGAGGTGGTGTGCCTGGGACGCCGGCCGGGGCCGACGGGCGCCTTCCGGTTCTGGGACGCCGCGTCGGGCGCCCCGGACCTGTCCGTCACCGACCTGGTCGTGCACTGCGCGGCAGCCGTCGGCGACCCGGCGCCCGGTTCGCCCGCGGAGGCGCGGATGCACGCGGTCAACGTGGAGGGCACCCGGCGGCTGCTGGAGGCGGCCGGCGGCCGGCCGGTGGTCTGGGTGAGCAGCGCCAGCGTCTACGATCCGCGCGCCGGCCGTGCCCTGGTCCGGGAGGACCATCCCCGGGCCGGGCACCTCAACGCCTACGGGCGCACCAAGGCCGCCGGTGACGCACTCGCACTGGCGGCCGGCGCGGTGGTGCTGCGTCCGCGAGCCGTGTACGGGCCCGGTGACACGCAACTCCTGCCGCGCCTGCTGTCCCGCACCAGGGCGGGAACGCTGCTGCTGCCGGGCCCGGACGTACGGCTGAGCCTCACGGCGGTCGAGAACCTGGCCGACGCGTGCCTCGCCGCGGCCGGCTGGCCGCCCGGCGCGTACAACATCGCCGACCCGGGGCCGTACGCGAGGGACGCTGCGGTACGGGCGGTGCTGCGCGCCCACGGGGTCGCGGCCCGGATCGTGCATGTGCCACCGGGGGCGGCCCGGGTGGCGGCCGTCGCGGCGGAGGCCGTCGCCCGGCGCCGGCGCCGCGAGCCGGCGCTCAGCAGGTACGCGGTGGACCAGCTCGCCCGCACGGTCGTCCTCGACGTGACGCGCGCGCTGGCGCAGGGCTGGCGGCCGCGCAGGTCACTGGCCGACTACCTCGCGGCCCCGGGGCCGCGGGCGTCCTGA